Proteins encoded by one window of Venturia canescens isolate UGA chromosome 2, ASM1945775v1, whole genome shotgun sequence:
- the LOC122407085 gene encoding uncharacterized protein isoform X1 has product MESRRVPYTRVLVIARSQSLARSVTLTVTNLYSYRVRRLRTDRYSRAGYSEGHVVSEFRKPTEAHRTQTIRKSLEAIMSRNLISGRDVLIGHSGDPWGFRNDSKDLRNSRGGVRSQSPLDGNCNVSSSGVRSTSHNRSRRSVVHLYNMVVCATGCNPISYKGYGCYCGFLGSGSAVDGIDQCCRMHDRCYDATECPSFLQYFVPYYWKCYRGYRPICAVEHGKWGGSGSCAQRLCECDRALSECLRRFPCPTSKAVCTTSPWRLIQNIFMIF; this is encoded by the exons ATGGAATCTCGGCGAGTCCCTTACACTCGAGTGCTCGTGATTGCTCGCTCGCAATCGCTGGCGAGGAGTGTAACACTGACCGTGACGAACTTGTACAGTTACAGAGTTCGTCGTTTACGCACTGACCGCTATTCGCGAGCCGGCTACTCCGaag GTCACGTTGTTTCGGAGTTTCGAAAACCAACAGAAGCCCACCGGACTCAGACGATACGGAAaagtctcgaggcaataatgtcacgaaatttgatttcCGGTCGAGATGTTTTGATCGGTCACAGCGGAGATCCTTGGGGATTCCGCAACGATTCCAAAGATTTGAGGAACTCACGGGGAGGAGTTCGCTCGCAGTCACCGCTCGACGGAAATTGCAACGTTAGCTCGAGTGGCGTTCGATCGACGTCGCATAATCGATCGAGAAGAAGCGTCGTTCATCTTTACAACATGGTCGTTTGCGCCACCGGATGCAACCCGATCTCTTACAAAGGTTACGGATGCTACTGCGGCTTCCTCGGCTCCGGATCCGCGGTCGATGGCATCGATCA ATGTTGCAGAATGCATGATCGGTGTTACGACGCAACAGAGTGTCCGAGTTTTCTTCAGTATTTTGTACCTTATTACTGGAAGTGTTACCGAGGCTACAGACCAATCTGCG ccgtCGAGCACGGTAAATGGGGCGGTTCCGGATCGTGCGCTCAACGTTTGTGCGAATGTGACAGAGCCCTGTCCGAATGCCTGAGACGGTTTCCATGTCCAACTTCCAAAGCGGTTTGCACTACGTCGCCCTGGCGTTTGATACAAAACatattcatgattttttaa
- the LOC122407085 gene encoding uncharacterized protein isoform X2, which translates to MCPVEISSAIPRGFHRIRSIGISLALLTTLTFNAQGHVVSEFRKPTEAHRTQTIRKSLEAIMSRNLISGRDVLIGHSGDPWGFRNDSKDLRNSRGGVRSQSPLDGNCNVSSSGVRSTSHNRSRRSVVHLYNMVVCATGCNPISYKGYGCYCGFLGSGSAVDGIDQCCRMHDRCYDATECPSFLQYFVPYYWKCYRGYRPICAVEHGKWGGSGSCAQRLCECDRALSECLRRFPCPTSKAVCTTSPWRLIQNIFMIF; encoded by the exons ATGTGCCCCGTCGAAATTTCATCGGCGATCCCACGTGGATTTCATAGAATAAGGTCAATCGGGATCTCCCTCGCACTACTGACTACACTCACGTTCAACGCACAAG GTCACGTTGTTTCGGAGTTTCGAAAACCAACAGAAGCCCACCGGACTCAGACGATACGGAAaagtctcgaggcaataatgtcacgaaatttgatttcCGGTCGAGATGTTTTGATCGGTCACAGCGGAGATCCTTGGGGATTCCGCAACGATTCCAAAGATTTGAGGAACTCACGGGGAGGAGTTCGCTCGCAGTCACCGCTCGACGGAAATTGCAACGTTAGCTCGAGTGGCGTTCGATCGACGTCGCATAATCGATCGAGAAGAAGCGTCGTTCATCTTTACAACATGGTCGTTTGCGCCACCGGATGCAACCCGATCTCTTACAAAGGTTACGGATGCTACTGCGGCTTCCTCGGCTCCGGATCCGCGGTCGATGGCATCGATCA ATGTTGCAGAATGCATGATCGGTGTTACGACGCAACAGAGTGTCCGAGTTTTCTTCAGTATTTTGTACCTTATTACTGGAAGTGTTACCGAGGCTACAGACCAATCTGCG ccgtCGAGCACGGTAAATGGGGCGGTTCCGGATCGTGCGCTCAACGTTTGTGCGAATGTGACAGAGCCCTGTCCGAATGCCTGAGACGGTTTCCATGTCCAACTTCCAAAGCGGTTTGCACTACGTCGCCCTGGCGTTTGATACAAAACatattcatgattttttaa